A section of the Anabaena cylindrica PCC 7122 genome encodes:
- a CDS encoding CPBP family intramembrane glutamic endopeptidase, translating to MKINLEQLAQYPVLVRLGCFILALLLLWLPFAAPIYLLVEDTNLESILTMVLLYVQFIFLVKLWGKRVYQQPQILTHYGLEFSRQNGVNFVQGLAIGLINILIVFGVQGLFGWLVWQQPKVFLLKIVVEGLLVGFGVGFAEELLFRGWLFDELKRDYSLILATWTDAILFAVAHFIKPLEAIIHTLPQFPALVLLGLTQVWAKSWCRGRLGLPIGLHSGLVWGYYIINVGELTKHSGVVPDWVTGVNNNPLQGVMGVLFMGVMAWWMRGRSIKFHDD from the coding sequence ATGAAAATTAATTTAGAACAACTAGCCCAGTACCCCGTCCTTGTCAGACTGGGTTGTTTTATACTGGCTTTGTTGTTATTATGGCTACCTTTTGCAGCACCGATATATTTACTCGTGGAAGATACTAATTTAGAAAGTATCTTGACAATGGTACTACTTTATGTACAGTTTATTTTTTTGGTCAAGCTATGGGGTAAGCGAGTCTATCAACAGCCTCAGATATTAACTCACTATGGTTTAGAGTTTTCACGGCAAAACGGCGTAAATTTTGTTCAAGGTTTGGCTATTGGATTAATTAATATTTTAATTGTATTTGGTGTACAGGGCTTATTCGGTTGGTTGGTATGGCAACAACCCAAAGTTTTTTTATTGAAAATAGTTGTAGAAGGTTTACTAGTTGGGTTTGGTGTTGGTTTTGCTGAGGAATTATTATTTCGCGGTTGGTTATTCGATGAGCTAAAAAGAGACTATAGTCTAATTTTAGCAACTTGGACAGATGCTATTTTATTTGCTGTCGCCCATTTTATTAAACCCTTAGAAGCTATTATTCATACTTTGCCACAATTTCCCGCTTTGGTATTATTAGGGTTAACGCAGGTATGGGCAAAAAGTTGGTGTCGAGGGCGTTTGGGTTTACCTATTGGTTTACATAGTGGTTTAGTTTGGGGTTATTACATTATTAATGTGGGAGAATTAACAAAGCATTCGGGGGTAGTTCCTGACTGGGTGACAGGTGTGAATAATAATCCTTTACAGGGAGTAATGGGGGTGTTATTTATGGGTGTAATGGCTTGGTGGATGCGAGGGAGAAGTATTAAATTTCATGATGATTAG
- a CDS encoding Rne/Rng family ribonuclease produces the protein MPKQIIIAEQHQIAAVFSEDQIQELVVATGHHQIGDIYLGVVENVLPGIDAAFVNIGDPERNGFIHVTDLGPLKLKRSAAAITELLTPQQKVLVQVMKEPTGTKGPRLTGNITLPGRYVVLMPYGRGVNLSRRIKSESERNRLRALAILIKPAGMGVLVRTEAEGKPEEAIIEDLELLQRQWEVIQQEAQSTRPPALLNRDDDFIQRVLRDMYGADVNRIVVDSSTGLRRVKQYLQNWSGGQTPQGVLIDHHRDRSPILEYFRISAAIREALKPRVDLPSGGYIIIEPTEALTVIDVNSGSFTRSATARETVLWTNCEAATEIARQLRLRNIAGVIVVDFIDMESRRDQLQVLEHFNKALKADKARPQIAQLTELGLVELTRKRQGQNIYELFGETCPTCGGLGHTLRLPGEIENRLPIPAADIQDRFAPLPQREPRMPSARIQEPRESYDGFGEGFEGDSELSPTHLINHPSYQEMGDNKRRTRTRRSRIGMNGINGKDESRLGTPLAFVNEADLDLDTEGELTHTPEMPSLLSETRRVSEAPLKDARDGLRTPTLGKSGWNERTERTKVKIDPVKPVVEPPQIVSVEMTLQEQDMFALMGISPGVKLEQEVRNPKSVIFNIIQPGQTPIPTTESTESTSESTFSERTNSEVTKVKMPTPKIELEEPYFPKPTIEPLLEDYKETGFESFTEEEINNASISNRRRRRRSSALDGGISSQEES, from the coding sequence ATGCCAAAACAAATTATTATCGCAGAGCAGCATCAAATTGCTGCCGTATTTTCAGAAGATCAAATCCAAGAACTTGTTGTTGCCACTGGTCATCATCAAATTGGTGATATCTACTTAGGCGTAGTAGAAAATGTGTTACCGGGGATAGACGCAGCTTTTGTAAATATTGGTGATCCAGAACGCAACGGTTTTATTCACGTCACCGATTTAGGCCCACTAAAACTCAAGCGTAGTGCCGCAGCCATTACCGAACTGCTCACACCACAGCAAAAAGTTTTAGTGCAAGTGATGAAAGAGCCAACGGGAACAAAAGGCCCAAGGCTCACAGGTAACATTACCCTACCTGGACGTTACGTAGTCCTAATGCCCTATGGTAGAGGTGTAAATTTATCTCGGCGAATTAAGAGTGAAAGTGAGCGTAACCGCCTCCGCGCCCTGGCAATTTTAATCAAACCTGCTGGTATGGGTGTACTGGTACGAACAGAAGCCGAAGGCAAGCCAGAAGAAGCAATTATTGAAGACTTAGAATTGCTACAAAGGCAATGGGAAGTAATCCAGCAAGAAGCACAATCTACCCGTCCTCCAGCATTATTGAATCGAGATGATGACTTTATCCAGCGCGTATTGCGGGATATGTATGGCGCTGATGTGAATCGAATTGTCGTTGATTCCAGTACTGGATTGCGACGAGTCAAGCAATATTTACAAAACTGGAGTGGAGGTCAAACACCACAAGGTGTGCTAATTGATCACCATCGAGATCGCTCTCCCATCTTAGAATACTTCCGCATCAGCGCTGCCATTCGTGAAGCACTCAAACCTAGAGTAGACTTACCCTCTGGAGGCTATATCATTATTGAGCCGACAGAGGCATTAACAGTAATAGATGTTAACTCAGGTTCCTTCACACGATCAGCAACAGCTAGAGAAACCGTTTTGTGGACAAACTGCGAAGCAGCAACAGAAATTGCTCGTCAGTTACGGTTGCGGAATATTGCAGGTGTCATCGTTGTTGACTTCATTGATATGGAATCACGGCGCGATCAACTACAAGTCTTGGAACACTTTAACAAAGCCCTCAAAGCTGATAAAGCCCGTCCGCAGATTGCCCAATTGACCGAACTAGGCTTAGTAGAACTAACCCGCAAACGCCAAGGTCAAAATATTTATGAATTGTTTGGAGAAACTTGTCCCACCTGTGGCGGTTTAGGACATACCCTCCGCTTACCAGGAGAAATAGAAAACCGATTACCAATTCCAGCAGCAGACATACAAGACCGATTTGCACCCCTGCCTCAAAGAGAACCACGTATGCCATCTGCCCGGATACAAGAACCACGGGAAAGCTATGATGGATTTGGGGAAGGATTTGAAGGTGACTCTGAATTGAGTCCTACCCATCTGATTAACCACCCCAGTTATCAAGAAATGGGTGATAATAAACGTCGTACCCGCACCCGTCGTAGTCGAATTGGGATGAATGGGATTAACGGCAAAGATGAATCCCGGTTAGGCACTCCATTGGCTTTTGTCAATGAGGCAGATTTAGACTTGGATACTGAGGGTGAACTAACCCACACACCAGAAATGCCATCTCTTCTATCCGAGACACGACGCGTTAGCGAAGCTCCTCTTAAAGATGCACGAGATGGACTACGAACACCCACTCTGGGCAAATCTGGTTGGAATGAAAGAACAGAACGCACCAAAGTTAAAATAGATCCAGTTAAACCTGTGGTAGAACCTCCACAGATTGTTTCTGTAGAAATGACCCTCCAGGAACAAGATATGTTTGCTTTGATGGGAATTTCTCCTGGTGTGAAGTTAGAGCAAGAGGTTAGGAATCCCAAATCTGTGATTTTTAACATTATTCAACCTGGACAAACACCAATACCAACAACTGAATCGACTGAATCAACATCAGAATCAACCTTTTCTGAAAGAACGAATTCTGAAGTTACTAAAGTCAAAATGCCTACACCAAAAATTGAGCTAGAAGAACCATATTTTCCTAAACCAACAATTGAACCACTGCTGGAAGATTATAAAGAAACGGGATTTGAGTCTTTCACAGAAGAAGAAATAAATAATGCTTCTATTTCCAATCGCCGTCGTCGCCGTCGTTCTTCAGCATTAGATGGAGGTATTTCTAGCCAGGAGGAAAGTTAA
- a CDS encoding ribonuclease HII: protein MLDTEPTSAPTSPSFDSTAPLDESSWLEFSTYLDAHGLVAGVDEVGRGALFGPVVAATVILPANALPKLMAAKIKDSKKLSASRRTQLAQQIGVLTLDWKIGYASTAEIDKLNILQATLLAMKRAVLKLKVQPTICLVDGNQLVKDLLIPQQTIVKGDERSLNIAAASIMAKVWRDDLVLRLASKYPMYDLEHNKGYGSQRHLLALQQYGPSPLHRLSFRPCQIK, encoded by the coding sequence ATGTTAGACACAGAGCCAACATCTGCGCCAACATCTCCATCTTTTGACTCAACCGCACCCTTAGACGAATCAAGCTGGCTGGAGTTCTCCACCTACTTAGATGCTCATGGGTTGGTTGCAGGTGTAGATGAAGTGGGACGAGGCGCGTTATTTGGGCCTGTAGTAGCGGCAACAGTGATATTACCCGCTAATGCTTTGCCAAAACTAATGGCAGCTAAAATTAAAGACAGCAAAAAGTTGTCTGCTTCCCGAAGAACGCAGCTGGCGCAGCAAATTGGTGTGCTGACTTTAGACTGGAAAATTGGTTACGCTTCCACAGCAGAAATTGACAAGCTAAATATTTTGCAAGCAACGCTGTTAGCAATGAAACGGGCTGTACTGAAGCTAAAAGTACAGCCTACAATTTGCTTGGTTGATGGCAATCAGTTGGTAAAGGATTTATTGATACCACAACAAACTATCGTTAAGGGAGATGAGCGATCGCTTAACATTGCAGCTGCTAGTATCATGGCCAAGGTTTGGCGTGATGATTTGGTGCTACGTTTAGCATCTAAGTATCCCATGTATGACTTAGAGCATAACAAAGGTTATGGTAGCCAGCGACATTTGCTGGCTCTGCAACAATACGGACCATCACCCCTACATCGTCTATCTTTCCGTCCTTGCCAAATTAAGTAA
- a CDS encoding pentapeptide repeat-containing protein, producing the protein MNIEAIRLGKIKQLPGADLEDEELSQIDLSRVNLAGATLVGTNFNGSKLEGAHFEGANLMGANLQETDLRANLMGANLMQADLSNADMRGSNLRGANLMGATLSDVTLAGAFLSGANLMSVNLQGVDLRSAELRGANLTGANLKGADLSRADLQGALLSEANLEEADLRGANLAGANLTGANLLCAELEAANLNGVNLDRACLVGTILEAVS; encoded by the coding sequence ATGAATATTGAAGCCATTAGATTAGGAAAAATCAAACAACTCCCAGGAGCAGATTTAGAAGACGAGGAACTATCCCAAATAGATTTAAGCCGCGTCAACTTAGCCGGTGCAACCCTAGTTGGCACTAACTTTAATGGTTCTAAACTCGAAGGCGCACATTTTGAAGGTGCGAATTTAATGGGCGCTAACCTCCAAGAAACTGACTTGCGGGCTAACCTCATGGGAGCAAATTTGATGCAAGCAGACTTAAGCAATGCTGATATGCGGGGTAGTAATTTGCGGGGTGCTAACTTGATGGGTGCAACACTCAGCGATGTTACTTTGGCTGGTGCTTTCTTAAGTGGTGCTAATTTAATGAGTGTCAACTTGCAAGGTGTTGACTTACGAAGTGCTGAATTACGCGGTGCAAACCTCACAGGGGCAAATCTTAAAGGTGCAGATTTAAGCCGGGCTGATTTACAAGGAGCATTATTGAGTGAAGCTAACCTCGAAGAAGCAGACTTGCGGGGTGCAAACCTAGCCGGGGCGAATTTAACAGGGGCTAACTTACTTTGTGCAGAGTTAGAAGCTGCAAATTTGAACGGAGTTAATTTAGATCGGGCGTGTTTGGTAGGTACAATTCTGGAAGCTGTTTCTTGA
- the clpS gene encoding ATP-dependent Clp protease adapter ClpS, with translation MSVETIEKRSTSRKLAPQYRVLLHNDDYNSMEYVVQVLMTTVPSITQPQAVSIMMEAHSNGLALVITCAQEPAEFYCETLKSHGLSSTIEPDE, from the coding sequence GTGTCAGTCGAAACCATTGAGAAGCGTTCCACATCCCGCAAGCTCGCGCCTCAGTATCGCGTTTTGCTCCATAACGACGACTACAACTCCATGGAGTATGTGGTTCAAGTACTAATGACAACTGTGCCGAGCATTACCCAACCTCAAGCTGTGAGCATCATGATGGAAGCTCATAGTAATGGGTTAGCCTTAGTTATTACTTGCGCTCAAGAACCAGCAGAGTTCTATTGCGAAACATTAAAAAGTCATGGATTGAGCAGCACCATTGAACCTGATGAATAG
- a CDS encoding photosystem II high light acclimation radical SAM protein, whose protein sequence is MTENRILYVRLPCNPIFPIGVVYLSDHVHKLFPNIEQRIFDLGTVPPLDYATALDTCIDEFKPTLLVFSWRDIQIYAPVGGRGGNPLQNAFEFYYAKNPLIKLRGALGGLRIFIAYYVELWRNLGLVKRGLARAQKYHSQARVVLGGGAVSVFYQQLGKSLPPGTIISVGEGETLLTKFLGGQEFRDERCYVVGENQPRERLIHEQPTPLEKTACNYDYIENIWPEFNYYLQDQDFYVGVQTKRGCPHNCCYCVYTVVEGKQVRINPADEVVAEMRQLYNRGIRNFWFTDAQFIPARKYIDDAIELLQKIVDSGMTDINWAAYIRADNLTPELCDLMAKTGMNYFEIGITSGSQELVRKMRMGYNLRTVLQNCRDLKAAGFNDLVSVNYSFNVIDERHETIRQTIAYHRELERIFGADKVEPAIFFIGLQPHTHLEEYAFKEGILKPGYDPMSLMPWTAKKLLWNPEPLGSFFGEVCLQAWQRNPNDFGREVMNILEEKLGCAELETALSAPIETKEKHLAGVS, encoded by the coding sequence CGGATTTTTGATTTAGGCACAGTACCACCTTTAGATTATGCTACTGCCCTAGATACCTGTATTGATGAATTTAAACCCACACTCCTAGTCTTTTCTTGGCGCGATATTCAAATATATGCTCCAGTCGGTGGACGCGGTGGAAACCCTCTGCAAAACGCCTTTGAATTTTACTATGCCAAAAACCCACTCATCAAATTGCGTGGAGCATTAGGCGGTTTACGCATCTTCATTGCCTATTATGTAGAGTTGTGGCGCAATTTGGGCTTAGTTAAACGTGGTTTAGCTCGCGCCCAAAAATATCACTCTCAAGCACGTGTAGTTTTGGGTGGTGGTGCAGTCAGCGTATTTTATCAACAGTTGGGCAAAAGCTTACCGCCAGGGACAATCATCTCTGTCGGTGAAGGAGAAACCTTACTAACAAAATTCTTAGGTGGACAAGAGTTTCGAGATGAACGTTGTTATGTAGTGGGAGAAAATCAACCACGAGAACGTTTGATCCACGAACAACCCACACCCTTAGAAAAAACGGCTTGTAACTATGACTACATAGAAAATATCTGGCCGGAATTTAATTATTACCTGCAAGATCAAGATTTCTATGTTGGTGTTCAAACCAAGCGTGGTTGTCCTCATAACTGCTGTTATTGCGTTTATACTGTTGTTGAAGGTAAACAGGTACGCATCAACCCAGCCGATGAAGTTGTGGCTGAGATGCGCCAATTATATAATCGCGGCATTCGCAACTTCTGGTTTACTGATGCTCAATTTATTCCTGCACGCAAATATATCGACGATGCTATAGAACTATTACAAAAGATTGTCGATTCTGGCATGACAGATATAAACTGGGCAGCATACATCAGAGCAGACAACTTAACTCCAGAGTTGTGTGACTTGATGGCAAAAACAGGGATGAACTACTTTGAAATCGGTATTACTAGCGGTTCTCAAGAATTGGTGCGAAAAATGCGGATGGGGTATAATCTGCGAACTGTTTTACAAAACTGTCGTGATTTAAAAGCCGCAGGTTTCAATGACTTGGTTTCCGTCAATTACTCTTTTAATGTCATTGATGAACGTCACGAAACCATTCGCCAAACGATCGCTTATCACCGAGAATTAGAACGGATTTTCGGTGCTGATAAAGTAGAACCTGCCATTTTCTTTATTGGACTACAACCTCATACCCATTTAGAAGAATATGCCTTTAAAGAAGGTATCCTCAAACCAGGGTATGATCCAATGAGTTTGATGCCCTGGACAGCTAAAAAACTTCTGTGGAACCCTGAACCACTAGGTTCATTTTTCGGAGAAGTCTGTTTACAAGCTTGGCAACGTAACCCCAACGACTTCGGACGCGAAGTTATGAACATCTTAGAAGAAAAATTAGGGTGTGCTGAGTTAGAAACAGCACTTTCTGCGCCCATTGAAACCAAAGAGAAACATCTGGCAGGCGTATCATAG
- a CDS encoding TIGR03936 family radical SAM-associated protein — MAVLVEQLITSDILKPARYLGNERLAVHKPWDTATIRWVLTYPEVYEVGASNLGHIILYNILNAQPNQLCDRAYLPGPDLAVKLRTTQTPLFAVESKRWLTEFDVLGFSLSYELGATNILEMLDLAGIPLTWKEREEAGSREQGAGEEILPNHQSPITHHQFSFPLIFAGGQTATSNPEPYADFFDFIALGDGEELLPEIGLVLAEGKKALLSREELLLDLAQIPGVYVPRFYEMGEGGAVYPLRPDVPKRILRRVATPIPAYSIGLVPYVETVHDRLTIEIRRGCTRGCRFCQPGMLTRPARDVEPDQVVEAIEAGMRATGYNEFSLLSLSCSDYLALPAVGMEIKNRLKNENISLTLPSQRVDRFDENIANILGGTRQGSLTFAPEAGTQRMRDIVNKGLTNEELLRGIKTAWEQGWDKIKLYFMIGLPGETDTDVLGIAETVRWLQQECWAKGRRSINFNLTISNFTPKPHTPFQWHSVSTSEFKRKQSLLRQEFRRMRGVKVNFTDFRLSAMEDFIGRGDRSLAKVLRRAWELGAGMDSWYENVEQAFKAWENAIAEAGLDWKYRLVENGEWNLFAVGNEEAGSREQGVREKILTQDSPLGTRYSVLNTPLPWDHIDTGIDKKWLQEDLQRALEAVIVPDCSFEGCSHCGVCGTDFGHNIVINPPEMPAFAGEFVPNTTKAQRLRAWFGKQGDMALVSHLDLMRLFDRVMRRAGLPVAFTGGFHPGPRISLTSALALGATSSGEIVDFELTEPMDVESFREQLVQQLPTDIPIYNVEEIDLKSPAANQVLESAEYLLTVSTVGEVTATQWQKWISAIQAQDEILSDHTTKSGKHQIINLRDRLFEIELVSAHNSESESKAVLRYLGSCRPDGVILRPEQILTILETVAGAEFHLLHIHRNRLVLAI; from the coding sequence GTGGCTGTTTTAGTTGAGCAATTAATAACATCGGATATTTTAAAACCTGCCCGTTACCTTGGTAATGAGCGTTTAGCAGTACACAAGCCTTGGGATACGGCAACTATACGCTGGGTGTTAACTTACCCAGAAGTATATGAGGTCGGTGCTTCTAATTTGGGGCATATCATTCTTTATAATATTTTGAATGCCCAACCAAATCAGTTGTGCGATCGCGCTTATTTACCAGGTCCAGATTTAGCTGTAAAACTTCGTACCACCCAAACACCTTTGTTTGCGGTAGAGTCAAAACGCTGGCTGACGGAATTTGACGTTTTAGGCTTTAGCCTCAGTTATGAATTAGGTGCAACCAACATCCTAGAAATGTTGGACTTAGCAGGAATTCCTTTAACTTGGAAAGAGAGGGAAGAGGCAGGGAGCAGGGAGCAGGGAGCAGGGGAAGAAATTCTTCCCAATCACCAATCACCCATCACCCATCACCAATTCTCATTTCCCCTAATTTTCGCTGGTGGACAAACGGCAACATCTAACCCGGAACCTTACGCTGATTTCTTTGACTTTATTGCTTTGGGGGATGGTGAGGAACTGTTACCAGAAATTGGCTTGGTATTAGCAGAAGGGAAAAAGGCTCTTTTGAGTCGAGAAGAACTGTTGCTAGACTTAGCGCAAATTCCTGGTGTGTATGTGCCTCGGTTTTATGAAATGGGAGAGGGTGGTGCAGTATATCCGCTGCGTCCAGATGTACCAAAACGTATTCTCCGCAGAGTAGCTACGCCGATACCTGCTTATTCTATTGGTTTAGTTCCCTATGTTGAGACAGTACATGATCGATTGACAATAGAAATTCGACGCGGTTGTACTCGTGGCTGTCGCTTTTGTCAACCAGGAATGTTGACTCGTCCTGCACGAGATGTAGAACCAGATCAGGTTGTAGAAGCAATTGAAGCAGGAATGCGGGCGACAGGTTACAATGAATTTTCCCTGCTTTCCCTCAGTTGTTCCGATTATTTAGCCCTCCCAGCAGTGGGGATGGAAATCAAAAATAGATTAAAAAATGAAAATATTTCCCTGACATTACCCAGTCAGAGAGTAGACAGATTTGATGAGAATATTGCTAATATTCTTGGAGGTACGCGACAAGGCAGCTTGACTTTTGCTCCTGAAGCCGGAACCCAACGGATGCGGGACATCGTGAATAAGGGCTTGACAAATGAAGAATTATTACGAGGAATAAAAACAGCTTGGGAGCAAGGCTGGGATAAAATCAAGTTGTATTTTATGATTGGTTTACCCGGCGAAACAGATACTGATGTTTTGGGTATTGCCGAAACGGTCAGATGGTTACAGCAAGAATGTTGGGCTAAAGGCAGAAGATCAATTAATTTTAATTTGACGATTTCTAATTTTACTCCCAAGCCGCACACCCCATTTCAATGGCATTCGGTTTCTACCTCTGAGTTTAAACGCAAACAAAGTTTACTGCGACAAGAATTCCGACGAATGCGGGGAGTGAAAGTGAATTTCACTGATTTCCGCCTTTCTGCAATGGAAGATTTTATAGGTCGGGGCGATCGCTCTTTAGCTAAAGTATTGCGTCGGGCTTGGGAATTGGGTGCAGGGATGGATTCTTGGTATGAGAACGTAGAACAGGCTTTTAAAGCTTGGGAAAATGCGATTGCTGAAGCTGGCCTAGACTGGAAATACCGCCTAGTTGAAAATGGCGAATGGAATCTGTTTGCTGTAGGGAACGAGGAAGCAGGGAGCAGGGAGCAGGGAGTAAGAGAAAAAATCCTCACTCAGGACTCTCCACTCGGTACTCGATACTCGGTACTCAATACTCCTTTACCTTGGGATCATATTGATACAGGGATTGATAAAAAGTGGCTGCAAGAAGACTTACAACGCGCTCTAGAAGCGGTAATTGTTCCTGATTGTTCTTTTGAAGGTTGTTCTCATTGTGGTGTCTGCGGCACTGATTTCGGTCACAATATCGTTATTAACCCCCCGGAAATGCCGGCATTTGCTGGAGAGTTTGTCCCAAATACCACAAAAGCACAACGTCTGCGGGCTTGGTTTGGTAAACAAGGTGATATGGCTTTAGTCAGTCACCTCGATTTAATGCGTTTGTTTGATAGAGTGATGCGAAGAGCAGGTTTACCCGTGGCTTTTACCGGTGGTTTTCATCCAGGCCCCCGCATTTCCCTGACAAGTGCCTTAGCATTGGGGGCTACCAGCAGCGGTGAAATTGTAGATTTTGAATTAACTGAACCAATGGACGTGGAAAGTTTTCGTGAGCAACTGGTACAGCAACTGCCCACAGACATACCCATATATAATGTGGAAGAGATAGATTTAAAATCTCCAGCAGCTAACCAAGTGCTAGAATCAGCAGAATATTTGCTGACTGTGTCTACTGTAGGGGAAGTAACCGCAACGCAATGGCAAAAATGGATTTCGGCAATTCAAGCCCAAGACGAGATTTTGTCAGACCACACAACCAAATCAGGCAAACATCAAATCATAAATCTGCGCGATCGCTTATTTGAGATAGAGTTAGTATCAGCCCACAACTCAGAATCTGAGTCAAAAGCTGTATTACGTTATTTGGGTAGCTGTCGCCCTGATGGTGTCATCTTGCGTCCTGAGCAAATCTTGACTATACTAGAGACAGTGGCTGGTGCAGAATTTCACCTCCTGCATATCCACCGCAATCGTCTAGTTTTAGCAATATGA
- a CDS encoding DICT sensory domain-containing protein, whose translation MLEGSILQKLEVAHRHSNRPVHFGVYYKNTLVSLCHALEDHILTDDGAPLVITAFQKGKWYLQEANRYADIAKRSRGIAIMASADAGFAEHTTSQLPNVDLVAIAAGDPVEQEWHLIILSPEYTAMVICQELSEADYGIGGLPGSDLERKFYGLWTFEPELVSETAEIAIAHIQKYNPELATKLSTHKQAIQASITPPKDLSAVVSRVVDYLQAGQEKLTLPAALQQKALDRNLVSNEIQAFLRMAQLMDLANISNPQAAAEVVALSETIGQLLDLPAWQIKRLRLAGLLHRIDPLQNAESILVRSTSTSYQENAPSCPLTCPLIPGVQVLRTMPRLRAVAQIITHQTEWWNGTGEPAGLVGDEIPLESRILALASDFQLRVNQQKYSDKSGEDIFAQALDECRLQQSTRFDPKLVDTLTLLVMGLQQGLDLPLMIAKVSSGMWLLDSRWDSHSKSSEQISNYSK comes from the coding sequence ATGCTAGAAGGTTCAATTCTCCAAAAACTAGAAGTAGCGCATCGTCATAGTAACAGACCGGTTCATTTTGGTGTGTACTACAAAAATACCCTCGTCTCGCTGTGTCATGCCCTGGAAGACCATATTTTAACTGATGATGGTGCGCCTTTAGTAATAACAGCATTTCAAAAGGGTAAATGGTATTTGCAGGAAGCTAATAGATACGCAGATATTGCCAAGCGTAGCCGTGGAATTGCGATTATGGCATCTGCTGATGCAGGCTTCGCAGAACACACTACTAGTCAGTTACCCAATGTTGATTTAGTAGCTATCGCCGCAGGTGATCCTGTAGAGCAGGAATGGCATTTAATTATTTTATCACCTGAATACACAGCAATGGTAATTTGTCAAGAATTATCTGAGGCTGATTATGGAATTGGTGGTTTACCAGGATCAGATTTAGAACGTAAATTTTATGGTTTGTGGACATTTGAACCAGAGTTAGTGAGTGAGACAGCAGAAATAGCGATCGCTCACATTCAAAAATACAACCCAGAATTAGCAACCAAACTCAGCACCCATAAACAAGCAATTCAAGCTTCTATCACCCCACCAAAAGATCTAAGTGCAGTTGTTTCCCGCGTCGTCGATTACCTACAAGCAGGACAAGAAAAATTAACCCTCCCCGCAGCCCTACAACAAAAAGCCCTAGATCGCAACTTGGTTTCTAACGAAATCCAGGCATTTTTGCGGATGGCGCAACTAATGGATTTAGCAAATATCAGCAACCCCCAAGCCGCAGCAGAAGTCGTGGCACTTTCAGAAACAATCGGTCAGTTGTTAGACTTACCAGCATGGCAAATTAAGAGATTGCGTCTAGCAGGGTTATTACACCGCATAGATCCACTACAAAATGCTGAAAGCATTCTCGTTCGCAGCACATCCACCAGCTACCAAGAAAATGCCCCCAGTTGTCCCCTCACCTGTCCCTTAATCCCAGGAGTACAAGTATTACGGACAATGCCACGATTACGAGCAGTTGCCCAAATTATCACTCACCAAACTGAGTGGTGGAACGGCACAGGAGAACCAGCCGGTTTAGTTGGAGATGAAATTCCCCTAGAATCGAGAATCTTAGCGTTAGCATCAGATTTTCAGTTGCGAGTCAATCAGCAAAAATACTCAGATAAAAGCGGAGAAGATATATTTGCTCAAGCTTTAGATGAGTGCAGACTGCAACAATCTACCCGCTTCGACCCTAAACTTGTAGATACCCTAACTTTATTAGTCATGGGTTTACAACAGGGACTCGACTTACCCCTAATGATAGCTAAAGTCAGTAGTGGTATGTGGTTACTTGATTCACGATGGGACAGCCATAGCAAAAGTAGTGAGCAGATAAGTAATTACAGCAAATGA